In the Ipomoea triloba cultivar NCNSP0323 chromosome 6, ASM357664v1 genome, one interval contains:
- the LOC116021841 gene encoding AUGMIN subunit 4-like, producing MWETVRGLVWLSWGKNGANNYRVLMVFALYHCSPKLRIIAAEAAQRWRLPLISIDGEIQDDEIEKLSVLSRSSLDNTSTSVTMSSNSNSANFANVLQTLQLEVFPINTLE from the exons ATGTGGGAAACTGTGCGAGGTCTGGTTTGGCTTTCATGGGGAAAAAATGGGGCAAACAACTATCGTGTACTCATGGTTTTTGCGTTGTATCATTGTTCACCAAAACTTAG GATTATAGCTGCAGAAGCTGCTCAAAGGTGGAGGCTGCCTCTTATCTCCATAGATGGTGAGATTCAAGATGACGAAATTGAGAAGTTGAGTGTACTCTCAAGAAGTTCCCTTGACAACACGAGTACCAGTGTTACAATGAGTTCCAACTCAAATTCAGCCAATTTCGCTAATGTGCTTCAGACCCTTCAATTGGAGGTATTCCCAATCAATACCTTGGAATAA